In Streptomyces venezuelae, the sequence GCCCGCCGCCTCGGCGGTGGTGGCGATGCTGCTGGTCGCGGTGGCGGCCGGGTGGGCCGCGGCGGGGTGGGCGGCGCTGGGCGACGACCGGCCGCGTCGGGTGCTCGGCGGAGCACTGCTGGGGGCACCGAACGGCAGCTGGCCGGGGGTGCTGCTGGGACTGGGCGTGCCGGTGCACGGCCGGGTCTCGGGGGCTCCGGCCCGGCTGCTGCCCGATCCGCTGGACGATCTGCTGGGGGCGTCCGCGCGGGAGCCGGTGACGGTGGCCCGCCTCGCCGAGTACGACGAGCGGGTCTGGCTGCTGGTCGCGGGGGCGGCCCTGCTGCTGCTCTACGCGGGCGTGCTGGCGGGCGCCCGGACTCCCGGGCGCGGGGTCCTGGGGTGCGCGGCGCGACTGTCGGCCTGCACCGCCGTGGCCATGGTGGTGCTGGTGTGGCTGACGGGGTTCTCGGCGGACTCCTCGCTCGCGGTGGTGGGTGTGGAGGTGGTGGACGCGGGGGTGGAGCTGCGGGGGGACGCTCCGTACGCGCTGCTGCTGGGCGGGCTCTGGGGGGCGGGGGCCGGGGCCGCGGGCGCGCTGCTGACCCGCAGGCGCCGGGCGGCCCTGCCGGATCCGTACGCCGGGGCGGCGGGTGCGGGCCGGAGCGACCGGCGGCCCGGCTTCCCCGCCGCGGACGCGCCCACGGCCGCGTACCCGGGGAGCCCCGGCGGCGGCCGGGGCGGGCAGGATCCGCCGCCGGGCTGGGCGCACCCGGCACACCAGCACCCGTATCGGCACCCGGATCCGGATCCGGACGTCTCCTGGGACGTGACGGTCACCGGTGTCCCGCCGCGCCCGCCCAGGCACGTGCGGCCCGCCCGGCGGCCGCCCTTCACCCCGCCTCCGCCGCCGGGTGCCCCGCCGCCGCCCCCGAGGCCTCCCGGACCACCCGGGCCGCCGAAGCCTCCCGGGCCACGGTGACGGCCCGGGCGTGCCCGCCCGGCCGGGCGACCGGCACGTTCAGGAAATGGGACGGGGGTCCTGTCACCTGGGCCGGGAAGATACGGTGAGGGCACCATGAGCGCATCGCAGACCTCCGACGTCCCCACCCTCCTCGTCAAGATCTTCGGCAAGGACCGTCCCGGGATCACCGCCGGGCTGTTCGACACCCTCGCCGCCTACTCCGTCGACGTCGTCGACATCGAGCAGGTCGTCACCCGTGGCCGCATCGTCCTGTGCGCCCTCGTCACCAAGCCCGACGGCGGAGCCGAGGGCGATCTGCGGGCCACGGTCCACAGCTGGGCCGAATCCCTCAGGATGCAGGCCGAGATCCTCTCCGGTACCGGTGACAACCGGCCGCGCGGCAGCGGCCGCTCGCACGTCACCGTGCTCGGGCACCCGCTGACCGCCGAGTCCACGGCGGCCATCGCCGCGAAGATCACCGGCACCGGCGGCAACATCGACCGTATCTTCCGGCTCGCCAAGTACCCGGTGACAGCGGTGGAGTTCGCCGTCTCCGGTGTCGAGACGGAGCCGCTGCGCACCGCGCTGGCCACCGCCTCCGCGCACATCGGCGTGGACGTGGCCGTGGTCTCGGCCGGACTGCACCGCCGGGCCCAGCGCCTGGTCGTCATGGACGTGGACTCGACCCTCATCCAGGACGAGGTCATCGAGCTGTTCGCGGCGCACGCCGGGTGCGAGGCCGAGGTCGCCGAGGTCACCGAGCGGGCCATGCGCGGTGAGCTGGACTTCGAACAGTCGCTGCACGCCCGGGTGGCGCTGCTGGCGGGCCTGGACGCGTCCGTGGTGGACAAGGTGCGCGCCGAGGTGCAGCTGACGCCGGGTGCGCGGACCCTGATCCGCACGCTCAAGCGGCTCGGCTACCAGGTGGGTGTGGTCTCCGGCGGCTTCACCCAGGTGACGGACGATCTGCGGGAGCGGCTGGGGCTGGACTTCGCCTCCGCCAACACCCTGGAGATCGTCGACGGGAAGCTGACGGGCAAGGTCACCGGCGAGATCGTGGACCGCGCGGGCAAGGCCCGGCTGCTGCGCCGCTTCGCCGCGGAGGCCGACGTACCGCTGTCCCAGACGGTGGCCATCGGCGACGGCGCCAACGACCTGGACATGCTGAACGCGGCGGGGCTGGGTGTGGCCTTCAACGCCAAGCCGGTGGTCCGCGAGGCCGCGCACACGGCGGTGAACGTGCCCTTCCTCGACGCGGTGCTGTACCTGCTCGGCATCACCCGCGAGGAGATCGAGGCCGCCGACCTGGTCTGAGCCCGACCCCCTGACCCGACGAGCACGAACGGGCCCCGGCAGCCGATGCGGTTGCCGGGGCCCGTCGGTGTGCCGGGCTCGTCGCTGGGCCGGGCCCTTCGGCGGGCCGGGCCCTTCGGTGGGCCGGGACCCTCCGGTGTCCTCGGACCCCCGGTGTCCCGGGACCTCCGGTCAGAGGCCCTTGGGGGTCCAGTAGTCGAGCAGGGTGCCCACTCCGTGTTCCACGGACTTCCACGATCCGGTGAAGGAGACCACGGCGAGGGCCGCGGTCGGGAAGCCCGTACGGGTCATACGCGTCATGGTGTCGCCCTCCGCGCGCCCCGAGAGGGCGTCGGCGAGGGCGTGCATGCCGGGGTTGTGCCCGATGACGAGGAGGTCGGAGACCTCGTCGGAGGTCTCGTTGAGCAGGGCGATGAGCTCGCCCAGCGAGGCGTCGTAGAGCCTCTCCTCGTAGTGGGTCTTGGGCCGGTGCGGCATCTCCTGGACGGCGAGCTTCCAGGTCTCGCGGGTGCGGGCGGCGGTGGAGCACAGGGCCAGGTCGAAGACGATGCCGGTTTCGGCGAGCTTCAGACCGACGGCCGGCGCGTCCTTGCGGCCCCGTTCCGCGAGCGGTCGATCGTGGTCGGACACCTCGGGCCAGTCGGCCTTGGCGTGCCGGAGGAGGGCGATCCTGCGGGGTGTGTCGGCGCTCATGACTCCCAGCTTCGCATGAAACGAGCCATGGGGTGCAGGGCGTTGAGGGGGGTGAGGGGGCGCGGGAGGTCAGCCGACGGCGCGCAGGAGCTGCTCGGCGACCTGGACGAGGCCCGAGACCTCGCCGGTGGCCGCGTGGGCCTCGCCGGATCCGGCGAGGAGCAGGAGCAGGAGCCCGAAGGCGAGGGCGGGCAGGGCCAGTGCCCACCAGTGCAGCCGGGTGGCTGCGGTGGTGGTGGCGCGGGCCCGGGAGCCGGAAGGGCGCGGCGGGAGGGGCCTGAGGTGCGTGGGGGCCGACATGGCCGCCTCCGTGGGTGTGGACCGGACTGACTCGCTGCCTACGAATCTATGGTTCCGGGGCGGTGGTGCCCATCCGGGGTACACCCCACTTCACCCTGAGCCTGGCCCCCTAGGGGTGGTGGGGTTAGCCCCACCTTCCGCCCGGGTCCGCGCTCACGGGGAGGCGATCGTGGCGATGACGGAGATGATCACGGTGACGGCGAGGAACGCACCGAGCACGAGGCCGAGCTTCTTGCGGCCGTCCTGCGGGTTCGGTTCAAGTACGGGCGACATGCCGGTCAGTCTCCCATGCCGCATTCGTCCTCGATCGTGCGGTCCCGTCCTGCGAGGACGCCCAGCGCGATCTGCGGTACGAGGAGTCCGGCCATCAGGGCGAGCGGCAGGTCCCAGCCGCCGCTGTGCTGGTAGAGGGCGCCGACGAGGAGGGGGCCGGGGATGGAGATGAGGTAGCCGGCGCTCTGGGCGAAGGCGGAGAGCTTGACCACGCCGGCCGGGGACTTGGCGCGCAGCCCGATCATGGTGATGACGAGGGGGAAGGCGCAGTTGGAGATGCCGAGCAGGAGCGCCCAGGCCCAGGCTCCGGCGGCGGGGGCGAAGTACAGGCCGAGGTAGCCGACGAGGCCGAAGACCCCGAGGGTGACGGCGATGGCTCCCTGGTTCTTCATCCGGGCGGCGAGGCCGGGGATGACGAAGGCGAGCGGGACGCCCATGACCATGGTGACGGCGAGGAGCACTCCGGCCGTGGCGGCGGAGACGCCGGCGTCGCGGAAGATCTGCGGGAGCCAGCCCATGGTGATGTACGCACCGGTGGCCTGGAGGCCGAAGTAGCAGGCCAGGGCCCAGGCGGTGCGGCTGCGGACGACCCTCGGGCCGGTCCCGGACCCGGTGGGGGTGGTGGGGTCCCCGGCCCGGGCGGAGCGGCGGGAGGCGCGGGCGACGGGCAGCCACGGCAGTACGGCGAGCAGGGCGAGCACGGCCCAGACCAGCAGGCCGGTGCGCCAGCTGCCGCCGAGCGCGTCGGTCAGCGGGACGGTCGCGGCGGCGGCGAGCGAGGTGCCGGCGGCCAGGGACATGGAGTACAGGCCGATCATGGTGCCGACCCGGTCCGGGAAGTAGCGCTTGACGATCACCGGGAGCAGCACGTTGGTGAGGGCTATGCCGGCCAGTGACAGGGCGCTGGCGGCGAGGAAGCCGACGGCACCGGTCGCGAAGGGGCGGATGAGCAGGCCGGTGGCGACCGCGGCCATGCCGGCGCAGACGACGGCGGCCGGGCCGAAGCGGCGGGAGAGCCGGGGTGCGGTGACGCCGAAGACGGCGAAGCAGAGGGCGGGGACGGAGGTGATCAGTCCGGCGAGGGTGCCGCTCATGCCGAGACCCGTGCGGGTCTCCTCGAAGAGCGCGCCGAGGCTGGTGATGGCGGGCCGCAGGTTGAGGGCGGCCAGCACGATGCCGACGATGAGCACCGGGCCGAGCCAGGTCGGCTGAGCCGTCGCCTGCGGGGCGGCGGCCGGGGTGCGGGTCGCGGCGGCCGCGGCGGACCGGTCGAGCGTCTGGGTTTCTTCGTCGGGCATTCAACCATCATAGAATCATGGGATGATTGGTTGTCCAGTCGCCGGTAGCCGCTCACCGGTCCTTCGTGACGTCGCCCCTGAGAGGAACCCATGCCGCTGACCTCGCCCCGGCGCTCCGCACTCGTCGATCAGGTGATCGCCCAGCTGCGGAACCAGATCACCTCCGGCGAGTGGGCGGTCGGCGCCCGCATCCCGACCGAGCCGGAGCTCGTCGAGCTGCTCGGGGTCGCCCGAAACACGGTGCGTGAGGCCGTGCGGGCGCTGGCGCACAACGGGCTCCTCGACATCCGGCAGGGCTCGGGGACGTACGTCATCGCCACCAGCGAGCTGGCCGGCGTGATGCACCGCCGCTTCGCCGGGGCCGAGCCGCGGCACATCGCCGAGCTGCGTTCGACGCTGGAGTCCTCGGCGGCCCGGCTGGCGGCGGAGCGGCGCACCGAGCGGGACCTCGTCCAGCTGGACGCCCTGCTGGCGCGCCGCGAGGAGGCCTGGGCCGGCGGGGACGCGGAGGTGTTCGTGGCGGCGGACGTGAGTCTGCACATGGCGGTGGTGACCGCTTCGCACAACGACGTGCTGATCGAGCTGTACGCGGACCTCGGCGACCTGGTGGCCGACTGGCTGCGGGCGGACGTGGGGACCGAGCTGCGCCCTTCCGCCCATCTGGACCACGCCCGGCTGATCGAGGCGATCCGGCGGGGCGACGGGGACGCGGCGGCCTCGGAGGCCGCGGGCTACCCGTTCGCCTGCCTCGGCAAGAACGCGCAGGAGGTCCCGCTCACGGGCGCCGGTGACTGACCCAGGCCGAGCGGACCTCTTTCCAGCAACGGCCGACGAGCTCGGTCCGGCCGGCCGGACCGACGGCCACGGCGGCGCCGTCGCCGTCCACGTCCCACCAGCGGTCGCACTCGACGTGCAGCCGCACGAGGTCGGTCTCCGGGTAGGCGTTGTGGCAGTACGCCGACACCTGCGAGCCGTTGATGACGGTGTCGCAGTCGGCGCCGAAGAGATCGCCCCCGGCGGGCCGTGCGGGTTGCGTCGGGGGTTCGGCGGGGATGTCGTCGAGCTCCACGACGGCCGGGGCCGCCACCTCGGGGCCGGGCACGTGCTCCTCACCCACGGGCTGAGCGGCGGCTCCGGGGACCATGAGTCCGGTCAGGATGACGGACGTGACCAGCACGGATACGACTCGGCTCGGCCTCGCGCGCACTCCTACCTCCTCCCCGCAGGAGCCGAGAAGATCCCGGCCTGGTCAGTTTGCAGGCATCTGCCCCGGTTTTCGACTCGGGAAGATCCAGTCGGCCGGTGAACATGCGATCGAGCGCGCCCCCGCGGCGCGGCCTCGGCGGCGCCCCGGGGCGCGCAAACCCCGCTGTTCGTCGCTCCGGGGCGCGGAACGGCGGCGACCCCGCCTCCCGGAAGGGAAGCGGGGCCGCCGCCGTACGGATACGGGAGACCGATCGGGGATCAGGCACCCATCGCGTGCAGGCCGCCGTCCACGTGGACGATCTCGCCGGTGGTCTTCGGGAACCAGTCGGACAGCAGGGCCACGACGCCGCGGCCCGTGGGCTCCGGGTCGCTCATGTCCCACGACAGCATGGAACGGTGGTTCCAGGTGTCCGCGAGGTCCGAGAAGCCGGGGATGGACTTCGCGGCCATCGAGCCGAGCGGACCGGCCGAGACCAGGTTGCAGCGGATGTTCTCCTTGCCCAGGTCACGGGCGAGGTAGCGGCTGGTGGCCTCCAGGGCGGCCTTGGCCGGGCCCATCCAGTCGTACTGCGGCCAGGCGAACTGCGCGTCGAAGGTGAGGCCGACGACGGCCGCGCCCTCCACCGGGAACAGCGGCTTGCAGGCCATGGTCAGCGACTTCAGCGAGAACGCCGAGACGTGCATGGCGGTGGCCACCGACTCGAACGGGGTGTTCAGGAAGTTGCCGCCGAGGGCGTCCTGCGGCGCGAAGCCGATGGAGTGGACGACGCCGTCCAGGCCGCCGAGCTCGTCGCGGACGAGGCCCTCCAGGCGGGCCAGG encodes:
- a CDS encoding FadR/GntR family transcriptional regulator: MPLTSPRRSALVDQVIAQLRNQITSGEWAVGARIPTEPELVELLGVARNTVREAVRALAHNGLLDIRQGSGTYVIATSELAGVMHRRFAGAEPRHIAELRSTLESSAARLAAERRTERDLVQLDALLARREEAWAGGDAEVFVAADVSLHMAVVTASHNDVLIELYADLGDLVADWLRADVGTELRPSAHLDHARLIEAIRRGDGDAAASEAAGYPFACLGKNAQEVPLTGAGD
- the serB gene encoding phosphoserine phosphatase SerB, whose translation is MSASQTSDVPTLLVKIFGKDRPGITAGLFDTLAAYSVDVVDIEQVVTRGRIVLCALVTKPDGGAEGDLRATVHSWAESLRMQAEILSGTGDNRPRGSGRSHVTVLGHPLTAESTAAIAAKITGTGGNIDRIFRLAKYPVTAVEFAVSGVETEPLRTALATASAHIGVDVAVVSAGLHRRAQRLVVMDVDSTLIQDEVIELFAAHAGCEAEVAEVTERAMRGELDFEQSLHARVALLAGLDASVVDKVRAEVQLTPGARTLIRTLKRLGYQVGVVSGGFTQVTDDLRERLGLDFASANTLEIVDGKLTGKVTGEIVDRAGKARLLRRFAAEADVPLSQTVAIGDGANDLDMLNAAGLGVAFNAKPVVREAAHTAVNVPFLDAVLYLLGITREEIEAADLV
- a CDS encoding streptophobe family protein translates to MRRIRWGDVLLSSVAAVGWSLITMAAVAGLGLHLLGADAAGAGAPEASLGAMTAAAVVLAIGGTVTPSGDVSVLGVIGTGAETSLDVMPLGVSLAGALVLAPLFLRSLRAGAGHGETAVRVVVLAGLFVATAGGLARVGHDVVTFDGTPPLPRTPAKVEVPGIGDIGGLLPDRVGDLIETRTRVGFAVEPEPTLLGAGLWALAVLALALLVSRRGPAALARLRPAASAVVAMLLVAVAAGWAAAGWAALGDDRPRRVLGGALLGAPNGSWPGVLLGLGVPVHGRVSGAPARLLPDPLDDLLGASAREPVTVARLAEYDERVWLLVAGAALLLLYAGVLAGARTPGRGVLGCAARLSACTAVAMVVLVWLTGFSADSSLAVVGVEVVDAGVELRGDAPYALLLGGLWGAGAGAAGALLTRRRRAALPDPYAGAAGAGRSDRRPGFPAADAPTAAYPGSPGGGRGGQDPPPGWAHPAHQHPYRHPDPDPDVSWDVTVTGVPPRPPRHVRPARRPPFTPPPPPGAPPPPPRPPGPPGPPKPPGPR
- the fabI gene encoding enoyl-ACP reductase FabI; this translates as MSGILEGKRILITGVLMESSIAFHTARLAQEQGAEVILTAWPRPSLTERIAKKLPKPVKVIELDVTNDEHLARLEGLVRDELGGLDGVVHSIGFAPQDALGGNFLNTPFESVATAMHVSAFSLKSLTMACKPLFPVEGAAVVGLTFDAQFAWPQYDWMGPAKAALEATSRYLARDLGKENIRCNLVSAGPLGSMAAKSIPGFSDLADTWNHRSMLSWDMSDPEPTGRGVVALLSDWFPKTTGEIVHVDGGLHAMGA
- a CDS encoding SixA phosphatase family protein translates to MSADTPRRIALLRHAKADWPEVSDHDRPLAERGRKDAPAVGLKLAETGIVFDLALCSTAARTRETWKLAVQEMPHRPKTHYEERLYDASLGELIALLNETSDEVSDLLVIGHNPGMHALADALSGRAEGDTMTRMTRTGFPTAALAVVSFTGSWKSVEHGVGTLLDYWTPKGL
- a CDS encoding CynX/NimT family MFS transporter, with product MPDEETQTLDRSAAAAATRTPAAAPQATAQPTWLGPVLIVGIVLAALNLRPAITSLGALFEETRTGLGMSGTLAGLITSVPALCFAVFGVTAPRLSRRFGPAAVVCAGMAAVATGLLIRPFATGAVGFLAASALSLAGIALTNVLLPVIVKRYFPDRVGTMIGLYSMSLAAGTSLAAAATVPLTDALGGSWRTGLLVWAVLALLAVLPWLPVARASRRSARAGDPTTPTGSGTGPRVVRSRTAWALACYFGLQATGAYITMGWLPQIFRDAGVSAATAGVLLAVTMVMGVPLAFVIPGLAARMKNQGAIAVTLGVFGLVGYLGLYFAPAAGAWAWALLLGISNCAFPLVITMIGLRAKSPAGVVKLSAFAQSAGYLISIPGPLLVGALYQHSGGWDLPLALMAGLLVPQIALGVLAGRDRTIEDECGMGD
- a CDS encoding SGM_5486 family transporter-associated protein, producing MSPVLEPNPQDGRKKLGLVLGAFLAVTVIISVIATIASP